The following are encoded in a window of Planctomycetaceae bacterium genomic DNA:
- the recJ gene encoding single-stranded-DNA-specific exonuclease RecJ, with translation MRLSARMQKKQWHIFPAQSKSAELAAELKISPLLAQLLYNRQIETAEQAKMFLNPKLADLIEPEQMPGIGPAVDRIEKAIKDKQKITIYGDYDVDGITAVSILHGLFKLLGAEVDYYIPHRVDEGYGLNVDAISQVAESGAKLIISVDCGITAFTAAPVCREKGMDLIITDHHRPDASGKLPEAIAIVHPNLDPNYPAQSSSGAAVAFKLAWAVVNRIKNGATTPQHLRQFLINATIFAAMGTIADVVDLRGENRIISSFGLRAICDSELPGIEALVNAAGIKGQAIDSFHMGYCLAPMLNAAGRMGHARLAVELLTSDNSLKAIRIAEYLKEQNKQRQQLEKKIFKHACEMMTARGFDHPDRKTIVLASDEWHTGIIGIVASRLVDKFHKPAILFNTSSGKPQGSARTIEGFDILEAITACQQHLNTFGGHSMAAGLTLDISKIDDFTQDLETYAVAHWNDADFASKLEIDAVCSLKDLTVPAVKLFSALGPFGRGNPAPIFAARGVRLSASPKKVGVNNDHLQLVISDNTASIRCIGFKMAHLEKKLLENEFFDIAFEAKVDNFYGQPSIQLVLSDIQFN, from the coding sequence ATGCGTTTATCGGCACGGATGCAGAAGAAACAATGGCACATTTTCCCCGCCCAGTCCAAATCCGCCGAGCTTGCCGCAGAGCTTAAAATCTCGCCATTGCTGGCACAGTTGCTTTATAATCGCCAGATTGAAACTGCCGAACAGGCCAAAATGTTTCTCAATCCTAAATTGGCCGACCTTATTGAGCCGGAGCAAATGCCCGGTATTGGCCCGGCTGTTGACCGGATAGAAAAAGCGATAAAAGACAAGCAGAAGATTACGATTTACGGCGATTACGATGTTGACGGCATTACCGCAGTTTCAATTCTGCATGGCCTTTTCAAACTGCTCGGCGCTGAAGTGGATTATTACATTCCGCACAGAGTTGACGAGGGGTACGGCCTGAATGTTGACGCGATTTCACAGGTGGCCGAAAGCGGTGCGAAATTAATCATCAGCGTTGATTGCGGCATTACGGCTTTCACGGCCGCACCGGTCTGCCGCGAAAAAGGAATGGATTTAATCATTACCGACCATCATCGTCCTGACGCGAGCGGCAAATTGCCGGAGGCCATCGCGATAGTGCATCCGAATCTTGACCCAAATTATCCTGCGCAGTCGAGTTCAGGCGCGGCAGTCGCGTTCAAGCTCGCATGGGCGGTTGTCAATCGAATCAAAAACGGAGCGACGACTCCGCAGCATTTGCGTCAGTTTTTAATCAACGCCACGATATTTGCCGCAATGGGTACGATTGCCGATGTTGTTGACCTTCGCGGAGAAAACAGAATTATCAGCAGTTTCGGCCTTCGCGCGATTTGCGATTCGGAACTGCCCGGCATCGAAGCGCTCGTCAACGCCGCGGGCATCAAAGGGCAGGCCATCGACAGCTTTCACATGGGTTATTGCCTGGCTCCGATGCTGAACGCCGCCGGCAGAATGGGACACGCGCGTCTTGCCGTCGAACTTTTGACAAGCGATAACAGCCTTAAAGCCATTCGAATTGCCGAGTATCTAAAGGAGCAGAACAAACAGCGTCAGCAGCTTGAGAAAAAAATCTTTAAGCACGCCTGTGAAATGATGACAGCCAGAGGCTTCGACCATCCCGACCGTAAAACGATTGTGCTTGCAAGCGACGAATGGCACACCGGCATTATTGGTATCGTTGCTTCGCGATTAGTTGACAAATTTCATAAGCCGGCGATTCTGTTCAATACTTCCAGCGGCAAACCGCAGGGTTCTGCGCGTACGATTGAAGGTTTCGACATTTTAGAAGCAATCACCGCCTGTCAGCAACATTTGAACACGTTCGGAGGTCATTCGATGGCCGCCGGTCTTACGCTTGACATTTCGAAAATAGACGATTTCACACAGGATTTGGAAACTTATGCCGTCGCTCACTGGAACGATGCGGACTTTGCCAGCAAATTGGAAATAGATGCCGTATGCAGTTTAAAAGATTTGACTGTGCCGGCCGTGAAGTTATTTTCAGCTCTCGGCCCGTTCGGCAGGGGCAATCCCGCACCGATTTTCGCCGCAAGGGGAGTAAGATTGAGTGCCTCGCCCAAAAAAGTCGGCGTGAACAATGACCATCTGCAATTGGTAATCTCCGACAACACAGCCAGCATCCGCTGCATAGGCTTTAAAATGGCTCATTTGGAGAAAAAACTGCTCGAAAATGAATTTTTCGATATCGCTTTCGAGGCAAAGGTTGACAACTTCTATGGCCAGCCGTCGATTCAGCTTGTTTTAAGCGATATTCAATTTAATTAA